The genomic region AGACAAAGACCGGGCCGAGTACCGATGCCGAAGTGCTGGAAGAACTCGCCCATCGCCATCCGCTGCCAGCGAAAATCATTCAGTATCGGCAGTTCTCGAAGCTGCTGGGCACCTACATTGATGCGCTGCCGCGGCTGGTGCATCCGCAGACGGGGCGCGTGCATGCGTCGTTCAATCAAGTCGTGGCGGCGACAGGGCGACTGAGTTCGAGCGACCCCAACTTACAAAATATCCCGATCCGCACCGCTGAAGGGCGCGAAATTCGTTCGGCTTTTCTACCGGGCTACCCGAATTGGTCGCTGTTGGCGGCCGACTACTCGCAAATCGAGCTACGCGTGCTGGCGCATTATTCTGGGGACGAACAATTGCGGGCCGCGTTCGCGCGCGACGAAGACATTCACGCCCGCGTCGCCAGCCAGGTCTACGGCGTGCCGCTCGACGCGGTCGATTCGTCGATGCGCCGCGTTGCCAAGGCGGTGAATTTCGGCGTGATCTACGGCCAAAGCCCGTTTGGCCTGTCGAAGCTGCTCGACATTGAGCAAGACGAGGCTGCCAAGTTCATCGACGCCTACTTCAATGGATATCCGGGGGTCGAAGCGTTTTTGCGCGATGTACTTGTCGCTTGTCGCAAGCAAGGCTATGTAACGACGATTCTCGGCCGTCGGCGCGCGATCCAAGGCGTGCGGGACATCATGCTCACGACGCCCGGCGATCCTGCTTCTCGCCAGCGCACGCTGCCGGAGCGCACCGCGATCAACACGGTCATTCAGGGCAGCGCGGCCGATTTGATCAAACTGGCGATGCTACAGATCCACCGGCGAATGTCGCGCGAAAATCGTCGCTCTCAAATGCTACTGCAAATTCACGACGAGTTGATCTTCGAAACGCCGCCAGAGGAATTGGCCGCGATGCAAGAACTGGTGCGGGATGAAATGGGCGGCGTGATGCCGCTGGCCGTGCCACTCAAAGTCGATGTGAAAACCGGCCGGAATTGGGCGGAATGCGAATAAAGCTGGTTGCTGACAGCCGTGGGATTTGGTTGTTGGCGGCAGGGGATGATCGAGGTGGTAGAATCTGATCGAAATCCATGCCGGTTTCCATCTGGTCCCACTGGCAAGTGTTTACCCTATGATTCCTCTCCCGCAGCGCTTTCAGCCATCCGCGGCATCGGAAAACCTCGCCAGGCGCGCAGCTTCGTAAACGAATTGCCACAGGCCGCTGGCTACTCCCCCAGCACGTCGCTCAGCACGTCTTCCGAAACGTAAATCGGCAACGGCGGATCAGCGGTCACGGCCACGGCAATGGCGTCCGAAGGTCGCGCGTCGATTTCGATGAACTCTCCTTCTCGCCGCACTCGCAACTGTGCGAAATAGGTGTGCTCCTTCAGCTCGGTAATCACCACATCCTGCAACTCGCCGCCGAGCGCCTCGATCGATGGCACCACTAGGTCGTGCGTCAGAGGCCGCGGCGACGCGATTTGCTTAACTCGCCGGTCAATGCTGGTGGCTTCACAAAGGCCAATGAAGATTGGGAACGTTCGGTCGCCGTCCACCTCGCGCAGGTAAATCACCTGCTGGTCGTTGATTTCACTGATGATGATCCGCGACAACTCCATCTGCACAGGCATGGGAGTTCCTTTGGGCTAAAATCTGACAATCCGACTCTAAATATTTTCTGCTCGACCTGCTACTGTTGCTAGCATGAATTATAAATTGCCGTAGGGGATTCACGCCAGACAGTTAGCCCCGCGAGCCGTACGGATTCGGGCCACATCCGGTGAGTTGGCAGTTTCGGCTGTTGCACGCCGCGCGGAACCTACTTTTCTTCTCGCCGCTGTCGATTTTCAGCCGATACAAGCCAGAGACCCTGTAGTGACGCTGCGCGCTGCTAGCATCGCTCACGAGCCGGAAAGATAGCAGGGCGATTCGCCACTTTGTGTTGAAGTGACGTCGTTCCGTGGGCACATCCGACCGGTGATTTTCCGGCGACTTCCTCGGCAGAGAGCTTCCACCACTAATCGACTCTGGACTAGGACCAATGATTCGATTTCTGTCGCGTCGCACGTTCATCGCCGCCAGCGCCTCCGTCATTGTCGGCGGTTGCTTTCCGGCGCAGTCGCTGGCGCAACACCTTGCGGCAGAAACGGCCGCCGCCCCTGCGCCTTCACCGGCAACCGGCGATGCGTTTCGCACTTTCGAATCGCGCTCCAGCCAACCGGCCGCAGTCGCTCCGGTCGTGACGGCCGTCGCAATCAATTTCGACGGGAAGCTGCTGGCTACCGGCGGCGACGACCATTTGATCCATCTATGGCGAATCGAGGACGGCTCGCTCGCACACACTTTGCACAGCCACACCGATTGGGTTCGCGCTGTCGCGTTCAGTCCCGATGGAAAAACCTTGGCCTCCGCCGGCGATGATCGCGCCGTTCGGCTTTGGAATGCAGAGAGCGGCGAGCTGATCCGCACGTTTGGCAAGCATTCAGCTTCGATCTACGCCTTGCAGTTTCATCCCGATGGCACCACCATTGTAGCCGCTGGATTCGAAAAGCTGCTGCGGCAATACGACGTGCAATCCGGCGAACTGAAGAAGCAATTCGATTGCGATTGCAACGATATCCGTGCGATTGCGTTCTCCGGCGATGGCGTTCGCTTAGCTGGAGGTGGGCGCGACGGCCGAATTCGCGTTTGGAACACCGCTGACGGCCAAGTCGAGCAGCAATGGATCGCCCACGGGCAACGAATTCGCACATTGGCACTATCGCCCGACGCAGGGAAATTGGCCTCGGCCGGCGAAGATCGACGAGTCCGAATTTGGGACATCGCCACCGGACGAGAACAAGGCGCTGTCGATAACGGTGCCGGCAAAGCTCTTGCGCTGTGTTTTTGCGGGCCAGGACGCCTAGCCATCGGCGGCAGTGATAATCTGGTCCATGTGTGGGACTTGAACCTGCAAACCTTCACGGCCCATTTCACCGGACACACCGGTTCGATTGCCGCTCTAGCTTGCGATCCGCACGCCAAGCTGCTCGTTTCAGGCAGTTTCGATACCACGGTGCGCTTGTGGCGGCTCGACGAAGCGGGCGACGCAAGAGCGGAGCGGTTGAATGAGGAGATTCGTTCGAGATAAAAGGGGCAATTTGTCAAGGGTTCGTCAGTTGTCAGTTGTGAGTTGCTGATACCGTTGGCTGCAATAGACCACTGACGACTGACCACTGCCCAACAAGCAACAGGGAGGTTGCGTCGTGGGAATTCTGCGAAATTTTATCAATTGGCGCCGGTTCGTGCAGGGTTCGAGCGCGTTGCGGATCGACGATGTGCAACGCGCCACCCGCGATTTGCGCGCCTGCAGATTCGAGCAACTCGAAGACCGCAAACTGATGGCTGGCGACGTTCATTTGGGCGCCGTCTATTATGAACCAGCGAGCGGCGACGACAGCACACCCAATCTCATCCAAGTGACGTTTCAAGGCGGGGTGCCGTCTACGCAGCTTACGCAAATCGTCATCGACGGCGACAAAAATCACGACGGCAAATACTCCAGCGGAGAGATTTTCTTCGATACCGACGACGGCGGCATGGGGGAATTCGGCCACTCCCCATTCAAAATAGTTGACTCCAGCGGGTTTACGGTCACCGGCTGGAGCGTCGTCGATGGAGGGCAGAAGCTGGTCATCGACCTAACCGGCTTCGATCCGGGGGAGAAGCTGACTTTTTCGATCGACGTCGATGAAGTGCAATTTGTCGACGCGGGCGACGGAGGCATCGATGTCAATTCGCTGGTCGAAGGCAATGAGTTTCAACGCTCGATCCTGACCGGATACTTCCATGCGCCTCATTTTGAGGACGCCAACGGTAGCGCACTTTTTTGGGACGCCTACGATAAAAACTTTGCCAATGCCAACGCCAGCGCCGGCAGCACGCTGAATTTGCCGAAAGATTCTTATATTCCTCCGTCCAATAGCGACCAAACCGATCTGACCGCGGGCGCCGTCCTTACACTCAAGCAAGTACCGCTACCGATCACGATCGGCGGTAAAGTCTATCACGACCGCAACAAGAGCAATTCGATCAACGTCGGCGAACAAGGCATCGCCAATGTCACCCTAACGCTGTTGCAATGGAACGGCTCGCAATGGGTCTCCACCGGTAAGACCACAGAAACCGATACCCAGGGCAATTACAAATTCACCGCCATCCTGCCGGGAACATACCGCGTCTCTGAAACACAGCCCAGCGGCTGGTTGAGCGTCAGCTCGCAGCCGGGAACGGTCGATGGCGCGGTCGACGGAATCTCGCTCGACCCCGACAATCTGGCGAACATCATTCTTGTCGGCGGCCAAGACGGCATGA from Pirellulales bacterium harbors:
- a CDS encoding bifunctional nuclease family protein; this translates as MPVQMELSRIIISEINDQQVIYLREVDGDRTFPIFIGLCEATSIDRRVKQIASPRPLTHDLVVPSIEALGGELQDVVITELKEHTYFAQLRVRREGEFIEIDARPSDAIAVAVTADPPLPIYVSEDVLSDVLGE
- a CDS encoding WD40 repeat domain-containing protein translates to MIRFLSRRTFIAASASVIVGGCFPAQSLAQHLAAETAAAPAPSPATGDAFRTFESRSSQPAAVAPVVTAVAINFDGKLLATGGDDHLIHLWRIEDGSLAHTLHSHTDWVRAVAFSPDGKTLASAGDDRAVRLWNAESGELIRTFGKHSASIYALQFHPDGTTIVAAGFEKLLRQYDVQSGELKKQFDCDCNDIRAIAFSGDGVRLAGGGRDGRIRVWNTADGQVEQQWIAHGQRIRTLALSPDAGKLASAGEDRRVRIWDIATGREQGAVDNGAGKALALCFCGPGRLAIGGSDNLVHVWDLNLQTFTAHFTGHTGSIAALACDPHAKLLVSGSFDTTVRLWRLDEAGDARAERLNEEIRSR